In the Sarcophilus harrisii chromosome 1, mSarHar1.11, whole genome shotgun sequence genome, one interval contains:
- the LOC100926816 gene encoding olfactory receptor 1361-like: protein MEEGNQSEISEFILLGLSDQPEQQRLLFCLFLFMYLITGLGNLLIILAISSDPHLHTPMYFFLSNLSLVDIGFTSTTIPKMLNNHISRNRTIPYAGCLTQAFFFIWFGGIDSVLLTAMAYDRYVAICNPLYYNTVMTPKVCAFLILISWSWACGNALTETLLLTQLSFCGYSEIPHFFCDLSALLKLACSDTFINNLVVNTVGALIVFLPFTGILISYAHIFMAVMKISSVSGKQKVFFTCGSHLTVVCLFYGTVIGVYFSPTSIHTTQQDIAATVMYTVVTPMLNPFIYSLRNKDMKRALRMLIPRKLRFIIRL, encoded by the coding sequence ATGGAAGAGGGAAATCAGTctgaaatttcagagttcatacTTTTGGGTCTTTCAGACCAGCCAGAACAACAGAGACTCCTGTTCTGCCTATTCCTCTTTATGTACCTGATCACAGGGCTGGGAAACCTACTCATTATTCTGGCTATTAGCTCTGATCCCCACCTCCATACGCCCATGTATTTCTTCCTCAGTAACTTGTCCCTGGTTGACATAGGCTTCACTTCCACTACCATTCCCAAGATGCTAAATAATCATATATCCAGGAACAGAACAATCCCTTATGCTGGGTGCCTCACACAAGCATTCTTCTTCATTTGGTTTGGGGGGATTGATAGTGTCCTCCTCACTGCCATGGCTTATGACCGCTATGTGGCTATTTGTAACCCACTATACTATAATACAGTCATGACTCCAAAGGTTTGTGCCTTTCTAATACTAATATCTTGGTCTTGGGCCTGTGGCAATGCTCTGACAGAGACCCTCTTGCTGACCCAACTTTCCTTCTGTGGCTACAGTgaaattcctcattttttctgTGACCTCAGTGCCCTGCTAAAGTTAGCCTGCTCAGATACCTTTATCAATAACTTAGTAGTTAACACAGTGGGAGCACTGATAGTATTTCTGCCCTTCACTGGAATCCTCATCTCCTATGCTCACATTTTCATGGCTGTAATGAAGATCTCCTCTGTGAGTGGGAAGCAGAAAGTTTTCTTCACCTGTGGATCCCACCTCACTGTGGTCTGTCTCTTCTATGGGACAGTCATTGGGGTATACTTCAGCCCTACATCCATCCACACAACCCAACAAGATATAGCAGCCACTGTGATGTACACTGTGGTCACCCCCATGCTGAATCCTTTTATCTACAGCCTAAGGAACAAGGACATGAAAAGAGCCTTGAGGATGCTTATCCctaggaaactgagatttattATAAGACTATGA